In one Lentimicrobium sp. L6 genomic region, the following are encoded:
- a CDS encoding DUF4476 domain-containing protein, with the protein MKKTILLFSILFVSLLSFAQSSNLIIFSENGERFSVVLNGILQNGQPETNVMVQGLIAPTYQAKIIFENAQIPELTKTIYLNEPNVQVTLKLKTNKKGNYVLRMFNTVPLAQAPPRPPQQQVVMFTTTPAVATSVTHTTTTTSVHGDGHPTGENVNMNVNMGGVSMNVNVNATETGSSTFTETYTTSTTTTTTNGGMHSEPTSNYVLPGYSGPYGCPYPMSQHDFENAKRSISSKDFSDSKLKLAQQIIDSNCLLSSQVRQMMELFDFEDDKLTLAKYAFGYTLDYGNYYQVNDAFEYESSIDELDDYMRSFRR; encoded by the coding sequence ATGAAAAAAACAATTCTACTCTTTAGTATTTTATTTGTGAGTCTTCTCTCATTTGCTCAAAGCTCCAATTTGATCATCTTCTCAGAAAATGGAGAAAGGTTTTCAGTGGTATTGAATGGGATTTTACAGAATGGACAGCCAGAAACCAATGTGATGGTTCAGGGATTAATCGCACCCACTTATCAAGCGAAAATCATTTTTGAGAATGCTCAAATTCCAGAGTTAACAAAAACCATTTATTTGAATGAGCCTAATGTTCAGGTCACTTTAAAATTGAAGACCAATAAAAAAGGAAATTATGTATTGAGAATGTTCAATACGGTTCCTTTAGCTCAAGCCCCTCCTCGTCCTCCTCAACAACAAGTGGTGATGTTTACCACAACTCCAGCTGTAGCAACTTCTGTTACACATACCACTACAACTACTTCAGTTCATGGTGATGGCCATCCAACAGGCGAAAACGTTAATATGAATGTGAACATGGGCGGAGTGAGTATGAATGTGAACGTGAATGCAACGGAAACCGGTTCTTCTACCTTTACCGAAACTTATACGACTTCTACCACCACCACCACTACAAATGGTGGAATGCATAGTGAGCCAACAAGTAATTATGTATTGCCGGGTTATAGTGGCCCTTATGGATGTCCTTATCCCATGTCTCAACACGATTTTGAAAATGCCAAGAGAAGTATTTCGTCAAAAGATTTTAGCGATAGCAAGTTAAAGCTAGCTCAGCAAATTATTGATAGCAATTGTTTATTGAGTTCACAAGTAAGACAGATGATGGAGCTTTTTGACTTTGAGGACGATAAGTTAACATTAGCGAAATATGCTTTCGGTTATACATTAGATTATGGTAATTATTATCAAGTAAATGATGCTTTTGAATATGAATCTTCTATTGATGAATTAGATGATTATATGAGGTCATTTAGGCGATAA
- a CDS encoding glycoside hydrolase family 2 TIM barrel-domain containing protein, with amino-acid sequence MRKRFFLILVTFIAFQLMAQDKSYNWENPNFISENKEDSRASFFSYETKVQALEFSGEASPNYLSLNGDWKFNWSENPSERPKNFFEEAYDKREWKTIPVPSNWELQGYDIPIYVNHNYEWTRNPVPPIVPKKYNPVGSYYREFDLPENWAQKNVFVHFGAVKSAFYLYVNGQKVGYSQGSKLPAEFDITKYLKPGKNSIAAEVYRWSDGSYLECQDFWRISGIERDVYLMARTQLYFRDFEIRPSLNDDFTEGTLHVKIDLENRSELNFNESTVVLRLIRNGKQVKKSFMGAKRFAAGEKKQLDKEFKIPYPDLWSAEKPNLYEVVLELRYGSKTQEVVSTHIGFREVEIKDSQLLVNGKAVLLKGVNRHEHDQITGHVVSKETMLKDIQLMKQFNINAVRTSHYPNDPYWYELCDKYGIYVVDEANIESHGMGYNLDRTLGNNPEWELAHLDRIERMMKRDKNHPSIIIWSMGNEAGFGVNFKKASDLMHKIDPYRPVHYERAGEDSATDIVCPMYPSINHLQEYVSRDHYRPLIMCEYAHAMGNSTGNFQEYWDVIEAEAHLQGGFIWDWIDQGLLETDENGNEFWAYGGDYGTDTIQSDNNFLANGLIGSDREVHPGIWQVKKTYQYLKFKKTGNSVEIFNHYNYRNLNEFVFEWEILQDGKKIMGGQLNNFAGAPGDSVIFKIPQSESLNEQNVEYILGLSVHEKDSTDIVPAGHEVAWAQFDLPSMRGFSYSKLKKFPEVLIDDAKSDLKFHNEDFQMIFNKKSGYLTALNYNGEEMLYDKKGPQASFWRGMTDNDFGNGMQKRAAYWKNVHEKMTLKSMKHEVISKREIKLTCTYQLVDNAGQLILQYVILGDGELYVQQTLDLDEKKELAELPRLGMTMYLKPEYNQMDWYGRGPQENYWDRKSGYKLGIYHSTTEEQYTPYIRPQENSNLTDVRWAALRNKEHRGVLIAGFPSIEFSAQNYILEDFDQADKKVNKHISDISPRDFISVDMDFAQSGMAGDDSWWSRAHPQYTLYPGDYCYAYRIRPLSEKDDLGAAYKIRPLIKSQFCEKPSDASFLEKIKVEHQAKGKAVTSEASYSGWFSAGGWPALTDGYIGTQNYGDDHWMGFYDQDAEFILDLENIKLIERVQLNFLKQLSGHYYLPSSVDVFLSKDGESWEKINGEMIEDANKNLEVCTYSTESFDRKARYVKVSIKKQETTKKESGNAFMVDEIMVN; translated from the coding sequence ATGAGAAAAAGATTCTTTCTAATATTGGTCACTTTCATTGCTTTTCAATTGATGGCTCAAGATAAGAGCTACAATTGGGAAAATCCAAATTTTATTTCTGAAAATAAAGAAGATTCAAGAGCTAGCTTTTTTAGTTATGAAACTAAAGTTCAAGCATTAGAGTTCAGTGGTGAAGCTTCTCCTAACTATTTGTCACTAAATGGAGATTGGAAGTTCAATTGGAGCGAAAATCCAAGTGAAAGGCCAAAGAACTTCTTTGAGGAGGCTTATGATAAAAGGGAGTGGAAAACCATTCCTGTTCCTTCTAATTGGGAGCTTCAAGGCTATGATATTCCTATCTATGTAAATCATAATTACGAATGGACGAGAAATCCAGTTCCACCCATAGTGCCCAAAAAATACAATCCAGTAGGCTCTTATTATCGGGAGTTTGATTTGCCAGAAAATTGGGCTCAGAAAAATGTGTTTGTCCATTTTGGCGCAGTAAAATCTGCATTCTATCTTTATGTGAATGGGCAAAAAGTAGGCTATAGCCAAGGTAGTAAATTGCCTGCTGAATTTGATATCACCAAATATTTAAAACCTGGAAAGAATAGTATTGCAGCTGAAGTCTATCGTTGGTCGGATGGGTCCTATTTAGAATGTCAAGATTTTTGGAGAATCAGTGGTATTGAGCGTGATGTGTATTTGATGGCACGTACGCAGTTATATTTTAGAGATTTTGAGATTCGCCCCAGTTTAAATGATGATTTTACCGAAGGAACTCTACATGTAAAAATTGATTTAGAAAATAGGAGTGAGCTTAATTTCAATGAATCCACAGTAGTATTAAGGCTGATCAGAAATGGCAAACAAGTAAAGAAATCATTTATGGGTGCTAAGAGATTTGCTGCTGGAGAGAAAAAGCAGTTGGACAAAGAGTTTAAAATTCCTTATCCTGATTTATGGTCGGCAGAAAAACCTAATTTGTATGAGGTGGTTTTAGAGCTCAGATATGGAAGTAAAACCCAAGAGGTGGTGAGCACACATATTGGGTTTAGAGAAGTAGAGATAAAGGATAGTCAATTGCTAGTCAATGGAAAAGCTGTTTTACTTAAAGGAGTAAATCGACATGAGCATGATCAAATTACGGGACATGTAGTGAGTAAAGAAACCATGTTGAAAGACATTCAACTGATGAAACAATTCAATATCAATGCAGTAAGAACCTCTCATTATCCCAATGACCCATATTGGTATGAACTCTGCGATAAATATGGTATTTATGTAGTTGATGAAGCCAATATCGAAAGTCATGGTATGGGATATAATTTGGATAGGACTTTAGGAAATAATCCGGAATGGGAATTGGCACATTTAGATAGAATTGAAAGAATGATGAAGCGTGATAAGAACCATCCATCTATCATTATTTGGTCCATGGGAAATGAAGCGGGATTTGGAGTGAATTTCAAAAAAGCGTCTGACTTGATGCATAAAATAGACCCTTATCGTCCTGTGCATTATGAGAGAGCAGGAGAGGATTCTGCTACTGATATTGTTTGTCCCATGTATCCTTCCATCAATCATTTACAAGAATATGTGAGTCGCGATCATTATCGTCCATTAATTATGTGTGAATATGCACATGCCATGGGAAATTCAACGGGTAACTTTCAAGAATATTGGGATGTGATTGAAGCCGAAGCACATTTGCAAGGCGGTTTTATTTGGGATTGGATAGATCAAGGATTATTGGAAACAGATGAAAATGGAAATGAATTTTGGGCTTATGGTGGTGATTATGGAACCGATACCATTCAAAGTGATAATAATTTCTTGGCCAATGGATTAATTGGTTCTGATAGAGAAGTGCATCCTGGAATTTGGCAAGTGAAGAAGACCTATCAATATTTGAAGTTTAAAAAAACAGGGAATTCTGTAGAGATTTTCAATCACTATAATTATAGAAACCTGAATGAGTTTGTTTTTGAATGGGAGATATTACAAGACGGTAAAAAGATAATGGGAGGGCAGCTGAATAATTTTGCTGGAGCTCCTGGTGATTCTGTGATTTTTAAGATTCCTCAAAGCGAGAGTTTAAACGAGCAGAATGTGGAATATATTCTTGGTTTATCGGTTCATGAAAAAGATTCTACAGATATAGTTCCAGCAGGACATGAAGTCGCTTGGGCGCAGTTTGACTTGCCTTCCATGAGGGGATTTTCTTATTCTAAATTAAAGAAATTCCCTGAAGTACTGATTGATGATGCCAAATCAGATCTGAAATTTCACAATGAAGATTTTCAGATGATTTTTAATAAGAAATCGGGATATTTAACTGCTCTAAATTATAATGGAGAAGAAATGCTCTACGATAAAAAAGGCCCACAAGCTTCTTTTTGGAGAGGAATGACAGATAATGATTTTGGAAATGGAATGCAGAAGCGTGCTGCTTACTGGAAGAATGTTCATGAGAAAATGACTTTGAAAAGCATGAAACATGAGGTGATTTCTAAAAGAGAAATCAAACTGACCTGTACTTATCAATTAGTGGATAATGCTGGACAATTAATATTGCAGTATGTGATTTTAGGAGATGGCGAACTATATGTTCAGCAAACTCTAGATTTGGATGAGAAAAAAGAGTTGGCTGAGTTGCCACGCTTAGGAATGACCATGTATTTAAAACCAGAGTATAATCAAATGGATTGGTATGGTCGTGGCCCGCAGGAGAATTATTGGGATAGAAAGTCAGGCTATAAACTAGGCATTTATCATTCCACCACCGAGGAACAATATACTCCTTATATCCGTCCACAAGAGAATTCGAATCTTACTGATGTACGTTGGGCTGCTTTAAGAAATAAGGAACATAGAGGAGTCTTAATAGCGGGATTCCCGAGTATAGAATTTAGTGCCCAGAATTATATTTTAGAAGATTTTGACCAAGCTGATAAGAAGGTAAACAAGCATATATCTGATATTAGCCCAAGAGACTTCATCAGTGTTGATATGGATTTTGCACAGTCAGGTATGGCCGGTGACGATAGTTGGTGGAGTAGGGCACATCCGCAGTATACTTTATATCCTGGTGATTATTGTTATGCTTATCGTATTCGTCCATTGAGCGAGAAAGATGATTTGGGAGCAGCCTATAAAATTCGACCATTGATAAAATCACAGTTTTGTGAGAAGCCTAGTGATGCATCATTCCTAGAGAAGATAAAGGTAGAACATCAAGCAAAAGGTAAAGCCGTTACTAGTGAAGCTAGTTATTCAGGTTGGTTCTCAGCAGGAGGATGGCCAGCATTAACAGATGGCTATATCGGAACTCAAAATTATGGCGACGACCATTGGATGGGATTTTATGATCAGGATGCAGAATTTATCCTGGATTTGGAGAATATCAAACTCATTGAACGCGTTCAACTCAATTTCCTCAAACAACTATCAGGGCATTATTATTTACCCTCCTCCGTTGACGTTTTCTTAAGTAAAGACGGAGAATCATGGGAAAAGATAAATGGAGAAATGATAGAGGATGCCAATAAGAATCTTGAGGTCTGCACTTATTCCACAGAATCATTCGATAGAAAAGCTCGATATGTGAAAGTGAGTATTAAAAAGCAAGAAACGACTAAAAAGGAAAGTGGAAATGCTTTTATGGTGGATGAGATTATGGTGAATTAA
- a CDS encoding S9 family peptidase, whose product MKNILQICLALLLSGSLSAQTLVRTEAPKAKELSLEKIFKEYQFYPRSVRGIQAMNDGEHYCKISKEGIEEYSYATGEKTRMIIENKTLIINDSVTLKYDSYEFSPKEDLVLLSTETEAIYRHSSKSNFYIYSIEDKSLTLLSDNGKQRLASFSPDATKIAFVRENNLFIVNLADMSEKQITTDGKFESIINGTTDWVYEEEFAFTKAFFWSPNGDYIAYYKFDESKVKEFWMTYYGELYPKHEKYKYPKAGEDNSVVSIHTYQLSTGETKTMNIGEETDIYIPRMKWTHESDKLVIFWMNRLQNNLKFLLTNPTTGEHTEIYNETNEYYIEITDNFHILANKKGENAGFILTSELDGFNHVYYYNMEGKLQKQLTSGNWDVDHIIGYDSKEKVVYYQAAKSAPYNREVFGVNLKGKENPIEVKEGWNSVTFSANYKYYNATWSDANTPPVYSLKSIKGETIKVLQDNQALKDRIAEYNYQKKTFYDITTSEDVKLSTWQILPPNFDESKQYPVLFTIYGGPGSQTVKNSWGYRDAWYQYFAQQGIIVVSVDNRGTGFKGEAFKKVTYQELGKYETIDQIEAAQYFESLPYVAKDKIGIFGWSYGGYMSTLCMTKGAEHFNTGIAVAPVTNWRYYDNIYTERYMRTPQTNAAGYDDNSPINHVEKLKGNYMLIHGMADDNVHPHNAYDLITALVAADKEFELMLYPNSNHGIYTGKNTTIHLYKKMTKFYLEHLK is encoded by the coding sequence ATGAAGAACATCCTTCAAATATGTCTCGCCTTATTATTATCAGGCAGCTTAAGTGCACAAACACTGGTTAGAACAGAGGCTCCAAAAGCCAAAGAACTTAGCTTAGAAAAGATTTTTAAAGAATATCAATTCTATCCTCGCTCTGTTAGAGGAATACAAGCTATGAACGATGGGGAACATTATTGTAAAATCAGTAAAGAAGGAATTGAAGAGTATAGCTATGCTACCGGTGAGAAAACCAGAATGATCATTGAGAATAAAACACTAATCATCAATGATAGTGTAACGCTGAAATATGATAGTTATGAATTTAGCCCCAAGGAAGATTTAGTTTTACTTTCAACGGAAACAGAAGCCATTTATCGTCATTCTAGCAAATCCAATTTCTATATCTATTCCATAGAAGACAAGAGTTTGACCTTATTAAGCGACAATGGGAAACAAAGATTGGCTAGCTTCTCTCCTGACGCTACAAAAATAGCCTTTGTTCGTGAAAACAATCTTTTCATTGTGAATCTTGCCGATATGAGCGAGAAACAAATCACCACCGATGGTAAATTTGAATCTATTATTAATGGTACTACCGATTGGGTTTATGAAGAAGAATTTGCTTTTACCAAAGCTTTTTTCTGGTCGCCAAATGGAGATTATATCGCCTATTATAAATTTGATGAGTCCAAAGTAAAAGAATTTTGGATGACTTATTATGGAGAATTATACCCAAAACATGAAAAGTATAAATATCCTAAAGCTGGCGAGGACAATAGTGTGGTGAGTATTCATACTTATCAATTATCGACTGGTGAAACCAAAACCATGAATATTGGTGAAGAAACCGATATTTATATTCCTCGTATGAAGTGGACCCATGAAAGTGATAAATTGGTTATCTTTTGGATGAACCGTCTTCAGAATAACTTGAAGTTCCTATTAACAAATCCTACTACAGGTGAACATACTGAAATCTATAATGAAACCAATGAATACTATATTGAAATCACTGATAACTTTCACATTTTAGCCAATAAAAAAGGTGAAAATGCAGGTTTTATTTTAACATCTGAATTAGATGGTTTCAACCATGTTTATTATTATAACATGGAAGGTAAACTTCAAAAACAATTGACATCTGGAAATTGGGATGTAGACCATATTATTGGATACGACAGTAAAGAAAAAGTAGTTTATTATCAAGCTGCAAAATCTGCGCCCTATAATCGTGAAGTATTTGGCGTGAACTTAAAAGGAAAAGAAAATCCAATTGAAGTAAAAGAAGGATGGAACAGTGTAACCTTCTCTGCCAACTATAAATATTATAATGCTACATGGAGCGATGCCAACACTCCTCCAGTTTATTCTTTAAAGTCTATCAAAGGAGAAACCATTAAAGTATTGCAGGACAATCAAGCATTAAAAGACAGAATTGCAGAATATAATTATCAAAAAAAGACTTTTTATGATATCACCACTAGCGAAGATGTAAAATTAAGCACTTGGCAAATCCTTCCTCCTAATTTTGATGAATCAAAACAATATCCTGTTTTATTCACTATTTATGGTGGTCCTGGTTCTCAAACGGTGAAAAACTCTTGGGGATATCGCGATGCTTGGTATCAATATTTTGCGCAACAAGGCATTATAGTAGTAAGTGTAGACAATAGAGGAACTGGATTTAAAGGGGAGGCTTTTAAAAAGGTAACTTATCAAGAATTAGGGAAATACGAAACTATAGATCAGATAGAAGCAGCTCAGTATTTCGAGTCACTTCCTTACGTGGCCAAAGACAAAATCGGGATTTTTGGTTGGAGTTATGGTGGTTATATGAGTACCTTATGTATGACCAAAGGAGCTGAGCATTTCAATACAGGAATTGCAGTAGCACCAGTTACCAACTGGAGATATTATGATAATATTTACACCGAGCGTTATATGAGAACTCCTCAAACCAATGCAGCTGGTTACGACGACAACTCTCCTATCAATCACGTAGAAAAACTAAAAGGAAACTATATGCTGATTCACGGTATGGCCGATGATAATGTTCATCCTCATAATGCTTACGATTTAATTACGGCTTTGGTAGCTGCCGATAAAGAATTCGAATTGATGTTGTATCCAAACAGCAACCATGGAATATATACAGGAAAAAATACCACAATACATCTTTACAAGAAAATGACCAAGTTCTATTTGGAACATTTGAAATAA